The Candidatus Thermoplasmatota archaeon genome contains the following window.
GGTGTTACCGCACCGATTATTCTAGCGTTCAACAAAATCGACCTCATCACTGAAACTGAACTGAACGATCTGATTAAACATCTTGAAGAACAACACTACTTAACACAGAAAAAATATGTTGCGATCTCAGTACAACAGCAACAAGGACTCACGACGCTACTTGACGTGCTCTACAGTGTTCTTCCCCACGATGTACTTTTAACCCTTGAACTCCCGAACACCAGCGAAACCCATTCATTTATATCTGAATTGTATACAAAAACCTTTGTTACTGATATTCGATACAGTAAAACCGTAGTGATAACAGTAAGATGTAGTATGAAAATACAAGATAAAATCATTGCAGACTGCAACAAACTGAACGGAAAAATTCAAGAGCACAACTACGAACCCACCAGTAAAAGATACTCGAAACAGTAATACCACCAAGAGCTAGCGTATAGATAAACAAAGATTTTCTGAAAAGTCTTTAATAAACTTTATATTACATAAGGCTATAACGGGATGTTAGAGGTAGGAATATTATGGCTATAGGTTTCGTACTAATAAGTGCAGCACCTGCACATGAACATGAGGTCTATAACAAACTATCAAAAGTACCACAAATCATTGAACTTCACCCGTTATTTGGGGAATATGATCTTATTGCCAAAATTGAAGCAGAAGACTTTGAAACCCTTGGAGAGATCGTTGTTAATAAAATCAGATCAATTCCTGGTGTCATCGATACAAAAACACTGACTGGGACGAAATTTTAAGGGAGGTGAAAAATGGAAGGATTAGTTCAATATTTTTTAGGCATGCTCATGCTTGTTTTCGCTGTCGCAAGTATCATCGCTGGTATCTTTACCGCATACTTTGGCTCTGGAAAAAGTCGGATCGTTGGAGCAATACTTATCCTCATAGGATTAGTCGTTGGTATTCTGTTTCTCTGGGGCGCAAACATTTTAACATTCCTGCTGGGAACACCAATTGATTTAATCAACCTATCAGGAACCGTGCTCAACGGCATTGTTGCAGTTGTCGGTGCCGTCGTCGGAGCACTCATCGCTCTAGGAATATTCCTGCTAGCAATTATGAAAGCCTAAAGAATCATCTTGAAAAAATACTCATGAATCCTGAGATCAGTGGTAAGCTCAGGATGAAACGATAATGCCAGCAGATTATTCTGTCTGGCAGCAACTATTTTTTGATTTTTTGTATCAAGTGTTGCAAGTACCTGAATCCTCTTTCCCCATACTTCAGTAATCAAGGGTGCCCGAATAAAAACAGCTGGAAATGGTTTCTGAAATCCTAAAAATGTGATTTCTTGTTCAAAGGATTCCTTCTGCCTGCCAAATGCGTTCCGCTCAACACACATGTCCATTGCTTCTAAAAGATGAACCCCGGTATCGGAGTCAGTAATTTTCTTCGCAAGCAACACACACCCTGCACACGTCCCCATGATAGGCAACTGCTGAGATTCTAACCTTTGACGAAGCAGGATATACATACCAGAAGAATACAACATTTTTGAAATAGTGGTGCTCTCACCACCAGGAAGAATCAACGCATCAAGAAGATCGATATCTTTTTTTGAACGAACAGGAACAACCCTCCCCAGAGTCTCGTGGTTTTTGAACACCTGCTCCATCATAGCGATATGTTCATGTACCGCACCTTGAATACAGAGAACACCAACGGTTCGTATTGTTACCAACCTCTTTCTTGAAGCATATGTTCCTTGGAGAGTTTTTCAATCTCAATTCCTGGCATCGCATCACCAAGATTTTTACTTACCTCTGCAATAATCTGCGGATCGTCAAAGTGTGCAACTGCTTCGACAATCGCCCGGGCTCGAGCTTTCGGATTCGATGATTTAAAAATACCAGAACCAACAAAGACACCATCACTCCCGAGCTGCATCATGATTGCAGCATCAGCAGGAGTTGCAACACCACCTGCAGCAAAATTTACAACCGGAAGGCGTTTCAATGATTTGATCTCTTTCAGAATCTCAATGATTTCCTTATACATTGTTTTATAGGAATAATCAGAAAAGATGATCGTATCATCATGAACTGTTTGATTGGTCAACGTTGTATACGACGTACGATAGCTCTGCAGACATTCCTCAGCGAGACGATGCAGTTCCTTCTGATCAACAGTATGTACATAGGTAATCATGCTTGAAACCATGCGTTGATGACGTATAGCTTCAATAATATTTCCGGTTCCTGCTTCTCCTTTGGTTCGAATCATTGCTGCTCCTTCACAGATACGTCGAACCGCTTCTCCAAGGTTTCGACAACCACAGACAAAAGGAACCGTGAACTTTTTTTTATCCACATGATAAAAGGGATCAGCAGGGGTGAGTACCTCTGATTCATCAATCATATCAACACCAAGTGCTTCGAGTGCTTGCGCTTCAACAAAATGACCGATACGAACCTTAGCCATAACAGGAATACTCACGGCATCCATAATTTCTTGAATTATTTTTGGATCAGCCATTCGCGCAACACCACCATCAGCACGGATATCCGCAGGAACACGCTCGAGAGCCATAACTGCTACAGCTCCACTTTCCTCAGCAATACGAGCATGCTCAACACAAGTGACATCCATGATGACACCACCTTTTTGCATTTGTGCAAATCCGCGTTTCACCAATGTTGTTCCATGGCGTAGTTTAGTTATATCAAGATTTTTCATACGCTCTAACTCCCAACAAACTACGGTTGAAAAGGGGATAATTAAGAACCCCTTATTAATATGTGGTTCTACATAAATGTATTGTTTTATTCCACTGATGCAGTATATCAAAAATAAGGTTTAAAATTAGATAACTTAATCTGTCGAATGTATTCTTAAAACTCACCGTTGGTTAACAGGACGGCGGTGTGTAGGTTACAACTAGGATTGGTTTTGGACTTGCTGAACTGTATTCTTCAGAATAAATCTGTGATACAGCAGAGGTAACCTCACTGTCTGATTGAATCCCAATAGCAAACCAGTTTGATCCAAGCAGACTCTGCAGATCAGTACAAGCATTTGCTCCAAGATTAATCTGCTTATTTGTACCAACCACGGGGAATCCATTTTCATCAGCATACACGGTTCCCTCAGCAGCCTCATTATATATTGCTTGGGCACCACTTGTCGACGGCCGAGTGCCAACCATTTCATGAATATGACATCATGAATATGACAATCTATATTATTACTAGCG
Protein-coding sequences here:
- a CDS encoding Lrp/AsnC ligand binding domain-containing protein; this translates as MAIGFVLISAAPAHEHEVYNKLSKVPQIIELHPLFGEYDLIAKIEAEDFETLGEIVVNKIRSIPGVIDTKTLTGTKF
- the pdxT gene encoding pyridoxal 5'-phosphate synthase glutaminase subunit PdxT, translated to MVTIRTVGVLCIQGAVHEHIAMMEQVFKNHETLGRVVPVRSKKDIDLLDALILPGGESTTISKMLYSSGMYILLRQRLESQQLPIMGTCAGCVLLAKKITDSDTGVHLLEAMDMCVERNAFGRQKESFEQEITFLGFQKPFPAVFIRAPLITEVWGKRIQVLATLDTKNQKIVAARQNNLLALSFHPELTTDLRIHEYFFKMIL
- the pdxS gene encoding pyridoxal 5'-phosphate synthase lyase subunit PdxS, with product MKNLDITKLRHGTTLVKRGFAQMQKGGVIMDVTCVEHARIAEESGAVAVMALERVPADIRADGGVARMADPKIIQEIMDAVSIPVMAKVRIGHFVEAQALEALGVDMIDESEVLTPADPFYHVDKKKFTVPFVCGCRNLGEAVRRICEGAAMIRTKGEAGTGNIIEAIRHQRMVSSMITYVHTVDQKELHRLAEECLQSYRTSYTTLTNQTVHDDTIIFSDYSYKTMYKEIIEILKEIKSLKRLPVVNFAAGGVATPADAAIMMQLGSDGVFVGSGIFKSSNPKARARAIVEAVAHFDDPQIIAEVSKNLGDAMPGIEIEKLSKEHMLQERGW